The proteins below are encoded in one region of Candidatus Polarisedimenticolia bacterium:
- a CDS encoding TrkH family potassium uptake protein has product MQTRIPLQNRLRLPALGASALALALLLLSEGYRLQAPFWFGPLLTVVFNLAMALFLSDVALNLIFEPDRRSWAGAHLPDLVLVAPVLYALFYGHAIAGASLVILRECFVLYRMAARTRWIPQRLLNLQFRPMPQVSFGFLLFILAGTYLLTLPAATADGRGAPFLDALFTATAAACLTGLTVVDPGSFFTPFGQSVLLGLIQIGGLGIMALSISIATFFKRRLGTGTRALVQDLKEEASLQKFSSIIFYIVRVTLAIEAVGCLLLYLRWREDFPSEREALFSSAFHAVSAFCNSGLSLFSGNLSHYRGDPAVNLVVTTLVLLGGVGFTVLAAFLSLAPVRRGWRLHLGRLSTHTKLVLAATFFLTVAGTLFIFFFEFDGSLATLGVKEKLLASYFHAVTLRTAGFHTVDPASFQNVTLWLMLVWMFIGGCPSSTAGGVKATTAGILLLAVRAMLRGRDDAEMFGRRVPRKVVNKSIAVVIFSLLLVAFGFSMLLACQPGSFVALLFEAVSAFANVGLSLGVTPTLGVAGKLIIIFLIGAGRIGPLILALAAGERAAQPSFHYPDARILIG; this is encoded by the coding sequence ATGCAAACGCGCATCCCCCTCCAGAATCGCCTTCGGCTCCCTGCCCTGGGAGCCTCCGCGCTCGCCCTGGCTCTCCTTCTCCTGTCGGAGGGCTACCGGCTGCAGGCGCCCTTCTGGTTCGGCCCGCTCCTGACGGTCGTCTTCAACCTGGCGATGGCCCTGTTCCTCTCCGACGTGGCCCTGAACCTGATCTTCGAGCCCGACCGCCGCAGCTGGGCCGGAGCGCACCTTCCCGATCTCGTCCTGGTCGCCCCGGTGCTCTACGCGCTCTTCTACGGCCACGCCATCGCGGGCGCCAGCCTGGTGATCCTGCGGGAATGCTTCGTGCTCTACCGGATGGCGGCCCGGACCCGCTGGATCCCGCAGCGGCTGCTCAATCTGCAGTTCCGTCCCATGCCGCAGGTGTCGTTCGGGTTTCTCCTCTTCATCCTGGCGGGCACCTACCTGCTGACCCTGCCGGCGGCGACCGCCGACGGACGCGGAGCCCCGTTCCTCGACGCCCTGTTCACGGCGACCGCGGCCGCCTGCCTCACCGGCCTGACGGTGGTCGACCCCGGAAGCTTCTTCACGCCGTTCGGCCAATCGGTCCTTCTCGGGCTGATCCAGATCGGCGGCCTCGGGATCATGGCGCTGTCGATCTCGATCGCCACCTTCTTCAAGAGGAGGCTCGGGACCGGGACGCGCGCCCTCGTGCAGGATCTGAAGGAGGAGGCGAGCCTCCAGAAGTTCAGCTCCATCATCTTCTACATCGTCCGGGTCACCCTGGCGATCGAAGCGGTCGGCTGCCTCCTGCTCTACCTGCGCTGGCGGGAGGATTTTCCCAGCGAGCGGGAAGCCCTGTTCTCGAGCGCCTTCCACGCCGTCTCGGCGTTCTGCAATTCCGGCCTTTCCCTGTTTTCCGGCAACCTGTCGCACTATCGGGGCGATCCGGCCGTGAACCTGGTGGTCACGACCCTCGTGCTCCTGGGAGGCGTGGGGTTCACCGTCCTGGCCGCCTTCCTGAGCCTGGCCCCCGTGCGGCGCGGATGGCGCTTGCACCTCGGGAGGCTCTCGACCCACACGAAGCTCGTCCTGGCGGCCACTTTTTTTCTCACCGTGGCGGGCACGCTCTTCATCTTCTTCTTCGAGTTCGACGGCAGCCTGGCGACGCTCGGCGTGAAGGAGAAGCTGCTGGCGTCGTACTTCCACGCGGTGACGCTGAGGACCGCGGGGTTCCACACGGTGGACCCGGCCTCCTTCCAGAACGTGACGCTCTGGCTGATGCTCGTCTGGATGTTCATCGGAGGATGCCCCTCCTCCACGGCCGGCGGAGTCAAGGCGACCACGGCGGGGATCCTCCTTCTGGCGGTGCGGGCCATGCTCCGGGGACGCGACGACGCGGAGATGTTCGGACGCCGCGTGCCCCGGAAGGTGGTCAACAAGTCGATCGCCGTGGTGATTTTCTCGCTGCTCCTCGTGGCGTTCGGCTTTTCGATGCTTCTGGCCTGCCAGCCGGGCTCCTTCGTCGCCCTCCTCTTCGAGGCGGTGTCGGCCTTCGCGAACGTCGGTCTTTCCCTGGGCGTGACGCCGACGCTCGGGGTGGCGGGCAAGCTCATAATCATCTTCTTGATCGGCGCGGGGCGGATCGGCCCGCTGATCCTGGCTCTGGCGGCCGGCGAAAGGGCCGCCCAGCCGTCGTTCCACTATCCCGACGCCCGGATCCTGATCGGCTGA
- the bamA gene encoding outer membrane protein assembly factor BamA has translation MASRGRILFRLALFLLLAVAAALVVLTTPWPVQWARGEILRRVEQLSGGRLEIDSLELHFFPPRAVARGIRFAGRDAEGRAIRFACGAADIAGPYRIYFGRFDRIGSVRLHRPVLTIQLNPNPPAAAATSPAPGAWPGIPLVVDRFAVDGGEVRIGDAAAGWEAVLEEASLTGQGTGGVGGPTWEGSLDSGRLSIITGARRVSGRAEAAFRVAGKRADLSGIRFNQESDPFHASGAASLDWREAAPRLQLTADAALARPRAPREVIGDLWGRFLLDLRGESRGDGFHGTAKLRSPALGLAGVRAGEASVEALLGPGRLGFSRLTAKVLGGSVSGEGSLSWEGTSLPRARLEARAALSGAATEEIAGLLPLKSLPVTGRVDHRGEYRMEAFDPATLEGKGEVTLAGRLSQGSRERVDGSCRFRVARSRLEVEEARLKTPTASARFRGSIALPGEGRIDGVLSAAASNPRLLHPLLPELPEAARAPLAEIVDGSPGASLAFDGRVSGSFEEIVLAGKGEAHSLGLRGKRLGDLRSRLTLSRSRLEVQEATLSGGDVTLSFSGSFPAGGTRGGKALEVRGKGEGIELAWLKAWFGVSLPAEGEAAITADLSGRPEELAGRIEWQILHPRLASVPVDSAVGSLSLAPGVVTLEKLVVSRGAGKIEAAGEIGLAGRPIHVHAAGEGIDLAWLGESGLLPYPARGVVRLQAEVAGTIERPTAEIDLETPSLGVKEIDLGEMAAHFSAGPDGGRLQVRPREKGVALDGQVGWGAGLPFEARLTLAQYELAASRLGGENAQWDGSATLSGSFLARGSLKDFSRLDVTGDLRQVALRLGKEQLLSRGPATLRWRPPRLELTPLQLAGPGSEVTLSGEYDPESGSYRFKGEGSLALGSLASLWPGVVADGRGSFSLSFLGSPSESRAEGWLSLEGGRLRGGGLPFSVSSLSGRCVLDAPHGFHLEGVRMDAGGGRILVEGKGTLEGARVTGMDLALRGSDVLAIAPKGFRGRYDLDLRLTQSARGRELGGKINLIRGVYDRDFHLERNLLSFGGGQPVVEEETESAAGSGGWLDTIGLDLALEADRGLWIINDFATLEGTARFHVGGTAAKPEITGRLSALEGGTIRFRMVRYRLERGNIDLIDPEHFNPYLDLLAETTVADYQVTLKIDGSIENFTYELTSNPPLSQPEIVALLVSGRSPNPFLESGRVAQDMASGYLSAGIASGLGGVLQGVTGLDQFSIDPVFLTSQGDPASRVTVGKQISEKLFAAYSTLLTSSSEEIYQLEYRLARDVKFTSSRQADGQLGGDFRYVLRLSTAPGSPDVRPAEKLRVQAIRILGSPGMPTRKLFRLFRVDPGDTLDRDRIADRVDKILKRYRRKDRLQAVVEAREEPVEGDPGRVNVVLLADAGPEVRIRVEGAPHRRKSEHRMRELWNASVFPEEVPEEARSKLEADLREDGYSRAKVEIALPVDTPARREVILKAEAGPRAKVETVEIAGNPTLRTDWLMDFIKTKEGRTLHPGRASDDAARIRSHYLSLGFAEAKVPPPKIDLSPDGTRAHLRFEISEGDPTKIARIRVDGNAAVPEEKLLQGLPLQAGDFFTREKARAAGEAIRRVYDREGYSRAKVSYSVAAEGGPALVYHVDEGPRRFVGRIEIEGNRLTRDEVIRREITLAEGKPLSAQEILKTRRALYRLGVFSAVDIKEVEGEDPVRPTVRILVSETKNLTQALGIGYGTDEGIRGLYEITNSNLLGRARSIGLQLRGSDVNSRVQFLLRDPFLFNRRLDSLLSAFWERRERDSFTLTELGTTLQVSDPHGEKDRTIYRYTLKDENVSDLQITSVDPETESIRLSGLSAAYVHDSRDNFYNPRRGAFATFDLAAYGQAIGSEAAFVKFFSQGSLFRKVWKDSVWAQSIRLGAARPFGISDSIPVSERFFAGGDTTVRGFKFDHLGPRDPLTGEPTGGEALFIINEEFRFPIWKALRGVVFLDAGNVTARLADLDPLDLRTVLGVGLRIETPIGPVRFEYGWKLDREAGETAGELHITVGPAF, from the coding sequence TTGGCCTCCCGCGGGCGAATCCTATTCCGTCTCGCCCTCTTTCTCCTGCTCGCCGTCGCGGCGGCCCTCGTCGTCTTGACCACGCCCTGGCCGGTGCAATGGGCCCGGGGGGAGATCCTCCGCCGGGTGGAGCAGCTCTCCGGCGGGCGCCTCGAGATCGATTCCCTGGAGTTGCATTTCTTTCCGCCGCGCGCCGTCGCCCGGGGCATCCGGTTCGCAGGCCGGGACGCCGAGGGACGCGCCATCCGCTTCGCGTGCGGCGCGGCGGACATCGCGGGACCCTATCGCATTTATTTCGGCCGGTTCGATCGGATCGGCTCCGTCCGGCTGCACCGGCCCGTCCTGACGATCCAGCTGAACCCGAACCCCCCCGCCGCAGCCGCCACGAGCCCGGCGCCGGGAGCCTGGCCGGGAATTCCCCTGGTCGTCGACCGCTTCGCGGTCGACGGGGGCGAGGTGCGGATCGGGGACGCCGCCGCCGGGTGGGAGGCGGTCCTGGAAGAGGCCAGCCTCACCGGGCAAGGAACGGGCGGGGTGGGCGGGCCGACCTGGGAGGGGAGCCTCGATTCGGGAAGGCTCTCGATAATCACCGGCGCCCGCCGGGTGAGCGGCCGGGCCGAGGCGGCGTTCCGGGTCGCCGGCAAGCGCGCCGACCTGTCGGGGATCCGGTTCAACCAGGAGAGCGATCCATTCCACGCCTCGGGCGCGGCGAGCCTCGACTGGCGGGAGGCTGCTCCGCGCCTGCAGCTCACCGCCGACGCCGCCCTGGCGAGACCCCGCGCTCCCCGCGAGGTGATCGGCGATCTCTGGGGGCGGTTCCTCCTCGATCTGCGCGGCGAGAGCCGTGGCGACGGCTTTCATGGGACGGCGAAGTTGCGCTCGCCCGCTCTGGGCCTCGCGGGGGTGCGCGCCGGGGAGGCGTCGGTCGAAGCGCTCCTCGGCCCGGGAAGGCTCGGCTTCTCCCGGCTCACCGCCAAGGTGCTGGGAGGAAGCGTGAGCGGCGAGGGAAGCTTGAGCTGGGAGGGAACGAGCCTTCCCCGGGCGCGCCTCGAGGCGCGCGCCGCCTTGTCGGGCGCCGCCACGGAAGAAATCGCCGGGCTCCTGCCCCTGAAGAGCCTTCCCGTGACCGGCCGCGTCGACCACCGGGGCGAATACCGGATGGAGGCTTTCGATCCCGCGACGCTCGAGGGAAAGGGAGAGGTCACTCTGGCCGGCCGGCTTTCGCAGGGGAGCCGCGAGAGGGTGGACGGCTCTTGCCGTTTCCGCGTCGCCCGCTCCCGCCTGGAGGTGGAGGAGGCGCGACTGAAGACCCCGACGGCGTCCGCCCGCTTCCGGGGATCGATCGCCCTCCCGGGAGAAGGGAGGATCGACGGCGTTCTGTCGGCGGCCGCCTCGAATCCACGGCTTCTGCATCCTCTCCTGCCGGAGCTTCCCGAAGCGGCCCGCGCTCCGCTCGCGGAGATCGTCGACGGCTCTCCGGGCGCCTCCCTCGCCTTCGACGGCAGGGTGTCCGGGAGTTTCGAGGAAATCGTCCTGGCGGGGAAGGGAGAAGCGCATTCCCTCGGGCTGCGCGGCAAGCGCCTCGGCGACTTGCGCTCCCGCCTCACGCTTTCCCGGTCGCGGCTGGAAGTCCAGGAGGCCACGCTGTCGGGCGGAGACGTCACGCTGAGCTTTTCCGGCAGTTTTCCCGCCGGCGGGACGCGCGGCGGGAAGGCCCTGGAGGTGCGGGGGAAAGGCGAAGGCATCGAGCTCGCCTGGCTGAAGGCTTGGTTCGGAGTTTCCTTGCCGGCGGAGGGTGAAGCGGCGATCACCGCCGACCTCTCGGGCCGTCCGGAGGAGCTCGCGGGCCGGATCGAATGGCAGATCCTGCATCCCCGCCTGGCGTCGGTGCCGGTCGATTCCGCGGTGGGAAGCCTGAGCCTCGCTCCCGGCGTGGTGACGCTGGAGAAGCTGGTCGTGAGCCGCGGCGCGGGGAAGATCGAGGCGGCGGGCGAGATCGGCTTGGCGGGAAGACCGATCCACGTCCACGCCGCCGGGGAAGGAATCGATCTGGCCTGGCTCGGCGAAAGCGGACTCCTGCCTTATCCCGCGCGAGGAGTCGTCCGGCTCCAGGCGGAAGTCGCGGGGACGATCGAACGGCCCACCGCCGAAATCGATCTGGAGACTCCGAGCCTCGGGGTGAAGGAGATCGACCTGGGAGAGATGGCGGCGCATTTCAGCGCCGGCCCCGACGGTGGTCGCCTCCAGGTCCGTCCCCGGGAAAAGGGGGTGGCGCTCGACGGCCAGGTCGGGTGGGGAGCCGGTCTGCCGTTCGAGGCCAGGCTCACGCTTGCGCAATACGAGCTGGCCGCCTCGCGGCTCGGCGGGGAGAACGCCCAATGGGACGGCAGCGCCACCCTCAGCGGCTCCTTCCTCGCCCGCGGCTCGCTGAAGGATTTCTCGCGCCTGGACGTCACCGGCGATCTCCGGCAGGTGGCCCTCCGTCTCGGCAAGGAGCAGCTCCTCTCCCGCGGTCCGGCCACCTTGCGCTGGCGGCCGCCCCGCCTCGAGCTGACGCCCCTCCAGCTGGCGGGTCCCGGATCGGAGGTCACGCTTTCGGGCGAATACGATCCGGAATCGGGATCGTACCGCTTCAAAGGGGAGGGAAGTCTGGCGCTGGGATCCCTGGCGTCGCTGTGGCCGGGCGTCGTCGCCGACGGTCGCGGGAGTTTTTCCTTATCCTTTCTCGGCTCGCCGTCGGAGTCGAGGGCGGAGGGGTGGCTGAGCCTCGAAGGCGGACGGCTGAGAGGGGGCGGGCTGCCGTTCTCCGTCTCCTCGCTCTCGGGGCGCTGCGTCCTCGACGCGCCCCACGGCTTTCATCTGGAGGGGGTGAGGATGGACGCCGGGGGAGGCCGGATCCTGGTGGAAGGGAAGGGCACCCTCGAGGGGGCCCGCGTCACCGGGATGGATCTCGCCTTGCGGGGAAGCGACGTCCTGGCGATCGCGCCGAAGGGATTCCGGGGGCGCTACGATCTCGACTTGCGGTTGACGCAGAGCGCCCGGGGGAGGGAGCTCGGGGGGAAGATCAACCTGATCCGCGGCGTCTACGATCGCGATTTCCACCTCGAGAGAAACCTCCTTTCCTTCGGCGGCGGGCAGCCGGTGGTGGAGGAAGAGACTGAATCGGCCGCCGGGAGCGGAGGCTGGCTCGACACGATCGGACTGGACCTGGCGCTCGAGGCCGATCGAGGCCTCTGGATCATCAACGATTTCGCGACGCTCGAAGGGACGGCGCGCTTCCACGTCGGAGGGACGGCGGCGAAGCCGGAGATCACCGGCCGGCTCAGCGCCCTGGAAGGGGGCACGATCCGTTTCCGGATGGTCCGCTACCGGCTGGAGCGCGGCAACATCGATCTGATCGACCCCGAGCATTTCAATCCGTACCTCGACCTGCTGGCGGAGACGACGGTCGCCGACTACCAGGTGACCCTCAAGATCGACGGAAGCATCGAGAATTTCACCTACGAGCTGACCTCCAATCCCCCGCTGAGCCAGCCCGAGATCGTGGCGCTTCTGGTTTCCGGCCGATCCCCGAACCCGTTCCTCGAATCGGGGAGGGTCGCGCAGGACATGGCGTCGGGGTACCTGTCGGCCGGGATCGCCTCGGGGCTGGGAGGCGTCCTGCAGGGCGTCACGGGGCTCGATCAGTTCAGCATCGACCCCGTCTTCCTCACCAGCCAGGGAGATCCCGCCTCGCGCGTGACCGTGGGCAAGCAGATCAGCGAGAAGCTGTTCGCCGCCTACTCCACCCTCCTGACCTCCTCCTCGGAGGAGATCTACCAGCTCGAATATCGCCTCGCGCGCGACGTCAAGTTCACCTCGAGCCGGCAGGCGGACGGACAGCTGGGAGGCGACTTCCGCTACGTGCTCCGGCTGAGCACCGCCCCGGGGAGTCCCGACGTGCGGCCGGCGGAGAAGCTCCGGGTCCAGGCGATCCGCATCCTGGGCTCTCCGGGAATGCCCACCCGGAAGCTGTTCCGGCTCTTCCGGGTGGATCCCGGCGACACCCTGGATCGCGATCGCATCGCCGATCGGGTCGACAAGATCCTGAAGCGGTACCGCCGCAAGGATCGCCTGCAGGCGGTGGTGGAAGCGCGGGAGGAGCCGGTGGAGGGAGATCCGGGCCGGGTGAACGTCGTCCTGCTAGCCGACGCCGGCCCGGAAGTCCGCATCCGGGTCGAGGGCGCCCCCCATCGCCGGAAGAGCGAGCATCGGATGCGGGAGCTCTGGAACGCCTCGGTCTTCCCGGAGGAGGTGCCCGAGGAGGCGCGCTCGAAGCTCGAAGCCGACTTGCGCGAGGACGGCTATTCGCGGGCCAAGGTCGAGATCGCGCTTCCCGTCGACACGCCGGCGCGGCGCGAAGTGATCCTGAAGGCGGAGGCGGGACCGCGGGCCAAGGTCGAGACGGTCGAGATCGCGGGCAACCCGACGCTGAGGACCGACTGGCTGATGGATTTCATCAAGACGAAGGAAGGGCGCACGCTGCACCCCGGCCGTGCCAGCGACGACGCGGCGAGAATCCGCTCCCATTACCTTTCCCTCGGGTTCGCCGAGGCGAAAGTCCCGCCGCCGAAGATCGACCTGTCGCCGGACGGCACCCGCGCGCACCTCCGTTTCGAGATCTCGGAAGGCGATCCCACCAAGATCGCCCGGATCCGCGTCGACGGGAACGCCGCGGTCCCCGAAGAGAAGCTCCTCCAGGGTCTTCCCCTCCAGGCGGGCGATTTCTTCACCCGGGAGAAGGCGCGCGCGGCCGGCGAGGCGATCCGGCGCGTCTACGACCGCGAGGGCTACAGCCGGGCGAAGGTGTCGTACTCGGTCGCCGCCGAGGGCGGCCCCGCCCTCGTCTATCACGTCGACGAAGGCCCGCGGCGGTTCGTGGGAAGGATCGAGATCGAGGGGAACCGGCTGACCCGCGACGAGGTGATTCGGCGGGAGATCACGCTGGCGGAGGGGAAGCCCCTCAGCGCGCAGGAAATCCTGAAGACCCGCCGGGCGCTCTACCGGCTGGGAGTCTTCAGCGCCGTGGATATCAAGGAAGTGGAGGGAGAGGATCCGGTGCGGCCGACGGTGCGGATTCTGGTGTCCGAGACGAAGAACCTGACCCAGGCCCTGGGAATCGGCTACGGGACCGACGAGGGGATCCGAGGGCTGTACGAAATCACCAACTCGAACCTCCTCGGCCGCGCCCGCTCGATCGGGCTCCAGCTGCGCGGCAGCGACGTCAACAGCCGGGTCCAGTTCCTGCTCCGCGATCCTTTCCTCTTCAACCGGCGGCTCGACAGCCTCCTCAGCGCGTTTTGGGAGAGGCGGGAGCGCGACAGCTTCACGCTGACCGAGCTGGGGACGACGCTCCAGGTGTCGGACCCCCACGGCGAGAAGGACCGGACGATCTACCGCTACACCCTGAAGGACGAGAACGTGTCGGACCTGCAGATCACGTCGGTGGATCCTGAAACGGAATCGATTCGCCTCTCCGGCCTCTCCGCGGCGTACGTCCACGACAGCCGGGACAACTTCTACAATCCCCGCCGGGGAGCCTTCGCGACGTTCGACCTGGCCGCCTACGGACAGGCCATCGGCTCGGAAGCGGCGTTCGTCAAGTTCTTCTCCCAAGGCAGCCTGTTCAGGAAAGTGTGGAAGGACAGCGTCTGGGCGCAATCGATCCGCCTCGGGGCGGCCCGTCCCTTCGGCATCTCCGACTCGATTCCGGTCTCGGAGCGCTTCTTCGCGGGAGGGGACACGACCGTGCGGGGATTCAAATTCGATCATCTCGGTCCCCGCGACCCGCTGACGGGAGAGCCGACGGGCGGGGAAGCCCTGTTCATCATCAACGAGGAGTTCCGGTTCCCGATCTGGAAGGCCCTGCGCGGCGTCGTCTTCCTCGACGCCGGCAACGTCACCGCCCGGCTCGCCGATCTCGATCCGCTCGACCTGAGGACGGTCCTCGGCGTCGGGCTGCGGATCGAGACTCCCATCGGCCCGGTCCGGTTCGAGTACGGCTGGAAGCTGGATCGGGAAGCCGGAGAGACGGCCGGAGAGCTCCACATCACCGTCGGGCCGGCCTTCTGA